From a single Cyclobacterium marinum DSM 745 genomic region:
- a CDS encoding RsmB/NOP family class I SAM-dependent RNA methyltransferase, translating into MKLFPNTVNAVVKALEEIFDNNHYADKVIEKVLRSNPKWGARDRAFIAESVYEIVRWKRLIEKLSPSNDYYHWFGTYWVLHDRVLPDWREFKGINGERIRQHRSKIEDRAVLQSIPDWLDEMGAAQLGDSWEPELASLNEQAQVVLRANTLKTPRTELKIKLEELEIKAYIPKEYPDALVLLKRKNVFRTPLFKEGLFEVQDASSQMVAAALEVEPGMRVIDACSGAGGKALHLAALMENKGRILAMDTEAWKLKNAKLRARRAGISIMETKAIESSKTIKRLHESADRLLLDVPCSGLGVLKRNPDTKWKLNPESIAKVESLQKEILFQYPSMLKPGGIMIYATCSILPSENHKQVEAFLNSENGQQFELMEETQVLSHESGFDGFYIAKLRKKK; encoded by the coding sequence ATGAAGCTCTTTCCAAATACAGTTAACGCAGTGGTCAAAGCGTTGGAAGAAATATTTGACAATAACCATTACGCTGACAAAGTAATAGAAAAAGTTTTGCGATCGAATCCTAAATGGGGGGCCAGAGACAGGGCATTTATTGCAGAAAGTGTATATGAGATCGTTCGATGGAAAAGGCTAATTGAGAAATTGAGTCCTTCAAATGATTATTACCATTGGTTCGGCACCTATTGGGTGTTGCATGACAGGGTCCTGCCCGATTGGAGAGAGTTTAAAGGGATCAATGGAGAGAGAATTAGACAGCACAGGTCTAAAATAGAAGACCGTGCCGTATTGCAGTCTATACCCGATTGGTTGGATGAAATGGGAGCTGCGCAATTGGGTGATAGTTGGGAGCCCGAATTGGCCAGTCTAAATGAGCAAGCGCAGGTAGTATTGCGAGCCAATACGCTTAAGACGCCTAGGACCGAGCTTAAAATTAAATTGGAGGAGCTGGAAATAAAGGCATATATTCCTAAAGAATACCCCGATGCATTGGTTTTATTGAAGCGAAAAAATGTGTTTCGCACACCGCTATTTAAAGAGGGGTTATTTGAGGTGCAGGATGCTTCCTCCCAAATGGTTGCGGCAGCTTTGGAAGTGGAGCCGGGAATGAGGGTGATTGATGCTTGTTCGGGAGCAGGGGGCAAAGCCTTACATCTAGCGGCCTTAATGGAGAATAAAGGCCGAATATTGGCTATGGATACAGAAGCTTGGAAATTGAAAAATGCCAAATTGAGAGCCAGAAGAGCCGGAATTTCAATAATGGAAACGAAAGCTATTGAGAGTAGCAAAACCATTAAAAGGCTTCATGAAAGTGCTGACCGCTTGTTATTAGACGTTCCTTGTTCAGGCTTAGGAGTTTTGAAGCGAAATCCGGATACCAAGTGGAAGCTTAATCCTGAATCCATAGCCAAGGTGGAGTCCTTACAGAAAGAAATCCTGTTTCAGTATCCTTCCATGCTCAAACCGGGTGGAATCATGATCTATGCAACTTGTAGTATCCTTCCCTCAGAAAACCACAAGCAAGTGGAGGCTTTTCTAAACAGTGAAAATGGTCAGCAATTTGAACTCATGGAAGAAACCCAGGTGCTTTCCCATGAAAGTGGCTTTGATGGGTTTTATATTGCCAAATTGAGAAAGAAAAAATAA
- a CDS encoding FKBP-type peptidyl-prolyl cis-trans isomerase yields MSMKQFIIIFCVAIISFSCDNNLSGYGYPSYDSEGNLAIDREKIDTYLETAQYDSLYRIHDPSGVVVIVTEEGTGSRPVSGNVVYTNYTGYLLDGTVFDSNLEDVAIENDIYDEDRNYDIFSFFLGQSTSNGGAIQGFTLGFQRIRSGAKATIIIPSPYAYQDNENVARVPANSVLVFDVDFLGMD; encoded by the coding sequence ATGAGTATGAAGCAATTTATAATTATTTTCTGCGTGGCCATAATTAGTTTTTCTTGTGATAACAATTTGAGTGGCTATGGCTACCCAAGCTATGACTCGGAAGGGAATTTAGCCATTGACAGGGAAAAAATTGACACCTATTTAGAAACTGCTCAATATGACAGTCTTTATAGGATTCACGATCCTTCGGGAGTGGTAGTCATAGTGACAGAAGAAGGAACCGGATCTAGGCCTGTTTCAGGGAATGTGGTTTATACCAATTATACCGGTTATTTGTTGGATGGGACTGTTTTTGACTCCAACCTTGAAGACGTGGCCATAGAAAATGACATTTATGATGAAGACAGAAATTATGATATATTTTCTTTCTTCCTTGGGCAAAGTACTTCTAATGGTGGAGCCATTCAAGGTTTTACTTTAGGGTTTCAGAGAATTAGAAGTGGCGCAAAAGCCACCATTATCATCCCATCTCCCTATGCCTATCAAGACAATGAGAACGTCGCAAGGGTTCCGGCCAACTCAGTATTGGTATTTGATGTTGATTTCCTAGGAATGGATTAA
- a CDS encoding lysylphosphatidylglycerol synthase transmembrane domain-containing protein produces the protein MKLDNREVFKTLNPNKVWVPVFIGIAIVFAMFYMDPTVNAQTLRGVFDASIWSILLAVVFIVLRDAGYVFRIREVTNKHLTWTRAIYVIILWEFASAVTPSIVGGTAVAVFILNKEGIPLGKALAFTMLTAIMDNLFFVLGAPIILFLAQGYIFPESRVLEMRLGSSLEYLFWGSYTLYTIYSVLMALALFYRPRVFKWIMLRLFSIKWLRKWKYQANNYGDQIIEASKELKGKNFKYWLIIILTTIFIWSSRYLMLNALISAFETLSVFQHVVVFARQIIMWIVMMISPTPGSSGTAEFFFTQFFNEFLTGYTFVTSILWRMFSYYPYLLLGAIFLPRWVRQVFFKKKNGIK, from the coding sequence ATGAAATTAGACAATAGGGAAGTATTTAAAACCTTAAATCCAAATAAGGTTTGGGTTCCTGTGTTTATTGGGATCGCCATAGTCTTTGCCATGTTTTACATGGATCCGACTGTAAATGCCCAAACTTTAAGGGGAGTTTTTGATGCTTCAATTTGGTCCATATTATTGGCAGTGGTTTTTATCGTCTTACGAGATGCCGGTTATGTTTTCCGAATCAGAGAAGTAACCAATAAACACTTGACTTGGACCAGGGCCATATATGTCATCATCTTGTGGGAATTTGCCTCTGCCGTGACACCGTCTATTGTTGGAGGAACGGCAGTAGCTGTATTTATCCTAAATAAAGAAGGCATCCCACTGGGGAAAGCTTTGGCCTTCACCATGCTTACCGCCATTATGGACAATTTATTTTTTGTCTTAGGGGCTCCCATCATTTTGTTTTTGGCCCAAGGCTATATTTTCCCTGAAAGCAGAGTGTTGGAAATGAGGTTGGGATCAAGTTTGGAATACCTGTTTTGGGGAAGTTACACCTTGTATACCATATATTCCGTATTGATGGCTTTGGCCTTATTTTATCGACCTAGGGTTTTTAAGTGGATAATGCTTAGGTTGTTTTCTATCAAATGGCTTCGAAAATGGAAGTACCAAGCCAATAATTATGGCGATCAAATCATTGAAGCTAGCAAGGAACTTAAAGGAAAAAATTTCAAATATTGGCTGATTATTATCCTAACGACCATCTTCATTTGGTCTTCAAGATACTTAATGCTCAATGCCCTTATTTCGGCCTTTGAAACACTTTCTGTCTTCCAACATGTGGTAGTTTTTGCAAGGCAAATCATTATGTGGATCGTGATGATGATCAGCCCAACCCCCGGAAGCAGTGGAACTGCAGAGTTTTTCTTTACACAGTTCTTCAACGAATTCCTTACCGGTTATACCTTTGTGACCAGTATACTTTGGCGGATGTTTTCTTATTATCCCTACCTATTATTGGGAGCCATCTTTTTACCAAGGTGGGTTAGGCAGGTGTTTTTTAAGAAAAAAAATGGAATAAAGTAA
- a CDS encoding DHH family phosphoesterase, with amino-acid sequence MQNINLFKEQISSASSKKIIITTHHKPDADALGSSLALAGYLNKKNHQVDVITPSDYPVFLHWMKGNDEVINYEDPEKVEKAEKLIAEADIIFCLDFCCLSRLQKMEDSVRQSKAYIVNIDHHQEPEDFADFSFCSTEAAATCELLYDLMVKVGDRDLIDKDIAECLYSGIMTDTGGFRHPNTTKNVHLVTAELIDLGADNSKIARLIYDTYSVNRLKFLGFALTRRLTILPEFNTAFFAISKKDLRKYQSQTGDTEGLVNYALSLDGIKIAALFTERKDGVKISFRSAEDVSVNKFAAKYFNGGGHKNASGGISDVNLEQTVDRFKELIKENKQILFNQLELVDEKNQ; translated from the coding sequence ATGCAGAATATAAATCTATTTAAAGAACAGATTTCTTCAGCTTCGTCCAAAAAGATTATTATCACAACCCATCATAAACCTGACGCAGATGCGCTTGGATCTTCATTAGCTTTAGCCGGCTATTTAAATAAGAAAAATCACCAAGTGGATGTAATTACGCCGTCAGACTATCCTGTTTTCCTTCATTGGATGAAAGGGAATGATGAAGTGATAAATTATGAAGACCCTGAAAAGGTTGAGAAAGCTGAAAAATTGATTGCTGAGGCAGATATTATATTCTGCTTGGACTTCTGTTGTCTTAGTCGACTTCAAAAAATGGAAGACTCCGTGCGTCAATCCAAGGCTTATATTGTCAATATAGACCACCATCAGGAACCTGAGGACTTTGCGGATTTCAGCTTTTGCAGCACTGAAGCAGCAGCCACCTGTGAGTTATTGTATGACTTAATGGTAAAAGTAGGGGATAGAGATCTGATTGATAAGGACATCGCCGAATGCCTCTATTCGGGAATTATGACCGACACCGGAGGGTTCAGACATCCCAATACCACCAAAAATGTACATTTAGTAACAGCGGAATTAATTGATCTGGGAGCTGACAACTCCAAGATTGCTCGGCTAATATATGATACTTACTCAGTAAATCGACTAAAATTTTTAGGATTTGCCCTTACCAGAAGGTTGACTATTTTACCGGAATTTAACACTGCTTTTTTTGCTATTAGTAAAAAGGACCTGAGGAAATACCAATCCCAAACCGGAGATACGGAAGGTCTGGTAAATTATGCCCTTTCTTTGGACGGAATTAAAATTGCAGCCTTATTTACAGAAAGGAAAGATGGAGTTAAAATCTCTTTTCGCTCTGCTGAAGACGTATCTGTAAATAAATTTGCAGCAAAATACTTTAATGGAGGAGGGCATAAAAATGCTTCCGGGGGTATTTCAGATGTAAATTTAGAGCAAACCGTAGATCGGTTTAAAGAATTAATAAAAGAAAACAAACAAATCTTATTTAATCAATTAGAATTAGTCGATGAAAAAAATCAATAA
- the guaB gene encoding IMP dehydrogenase: MNPNTDKFLFEALTYDDVLLVPGYSEVLPRDTSTFTRLTKNIQLEIPLVSAAMDTVTEAELAIAIALEGGLGFIHKNMTIEKQAAQVRKVKRSQSGMILDPITLDIDAKVKDAEAIMSEYNIGGIPVVDDNRFLKGIITNRDLRFIKDLSRPVKEIMTMENLITAKAGITLEEAEEVLQEYKIEKLPIVDEDYKLTGLITYKDILKRRDKPHACKDSFGRLRVGAAVGVTADIEQRVEALVNAGVDVISIDTAHGHSKGVIETCKKIKTIFPDLDVIVGNIATAEAAIALADAGADGVKVGVGPGSICTTRVIAGVGMPQLSAVMECSNALKGRDVPVIADGGIRYSGDIVKALAAGAASVMIGSILAGTEEAPGEIIIFDGRKFKSYRGMGSLEAMESGSKDRYFQDAEENIKKLVPEGIVGRIAFKGLVSEVLYQMVGGLQAGMGYCGTATIDDLREKGKFVKITSAGVRESHPHDINITREAPNYSAKS; this comes from the coding sequence ATGAATCCAAACACAGATAAATTTCTCTTCGAAGCACTCACCTATGACGATGTGCTTTTAGTACCTGGATATTCCGAGGTACTTCCCCGCGACACCTCTACTTTTACGCGCCTTACCAAAAACATTCAATTGGAAATTCCTTTGGTTTCTGCAGCCATGGACACTGTTACTGAAGCTGAATTGGCCATTGCCATTGCCTTAGAAGGCGGGCTGGGTTTTATTCACAAAAACATGACCATCGAAAAGCAGGCAGCCCAGGTTAGAAAGGTTAAAAGATCTCAGAGTGGAATGATTCTGGATCCCATTACCTTGGACATCGATGCAAAGGTAAAAGACGCTGAAGCCATTATGAGTGAATACAATATTGGAGGGATTCCAGTTGTAGACGATAACAGGTTTCTCAAAGGAATCATCACCAATAGGGATTTACGATTTATCAAGGACCTAAGTCGACCGGTTAAGGAGATCATGACCATGGAAAACCTAATCACTGCAAAAGCAGGGATTACGTTAGAAGAAGCGGAAGAAGTTCTCCAAGAATACAAAATCGAAAAGCTGCCTATAGTAGATGAAGACTATAAGTTGACCGGCTTAATTACGTATAAGGATATCCTAAAACGTAGAGATAAACCTCATGCGTGTAAAGATAGTTTTGGCCGTTTACGTGTAGGTGCTGCAGTAGGTGTTACTGCTGATATTGAGCAAAGAGTAGAGGCCTTGGTCAATGCAGGTGTAGATGTTATAAGTATTGATACCGCACATGGGCATTCTAAGGGAGTTATTGAAACTTGCAAAAAGATCAAAACCATTTTCCCTGACCTCGATGTGATTGTAGGGAACATCGCCACTGCAGAAGCAGCCATCGCTTTGGCAGATGCAGGTGCTGATGGTGTGAAAGTTGGCGTTGGGCCGGGTAGTATTTGTACCACTAGGGTGATTGCCGGTGTGGGTATGCCTCAACTGTCCGCTGTCATGGAATGTTCAAATGCTTTGAAAGGAAGAGATGTGCCAGTGATAGCAGATGGAGGAATTCGATATTCAGGAGATATCGTTAAAGCCTTGGCTGCCGGCGCTGCTTCAGTAATGATTGGTTCTATCCTCGCGGGAACGGAGGAAGCACCCGGGGAGATCATTATCTTTGACGGTAGGAAATTTAAATCTTACCGAGGAATGGGATCATTGGAAGCCATGGAATCAGGGTCCAAAGATCGTTATTTCCAAGATGCTGAAGAGAATATTAAAAAACTGGTGCCAGAAGGTATCGTGGGACGAATAGCTTTCAAAGGCCTGGTTTCAGAGGTCCTTTACCAAATGGTGGGTGGTTTACAAGCAGGTATGGGGTATTGCGGAACTGCAACCATTGATGACCTCAGAGAGAAAGGAAAATTTGTCAAAATTACTTCTGCCGGTGTAAGGGAGTCACATCCCCATGACATCAACATAACAAGAGAAGCACCGAATTATAGTGCAAAATCTTAA
- a CDS encoding glycoside hydrolase family 140 protein: protein MRIVFSTLYFVFILVSSSFSQNSLPRIKVSDNQRFLVKEDGKPFFWMADTAWELFHRCDDEEIDYYLNKRAEQGFNVIQAVALAEIDGLNSPNAYGETPLFENDPTQPNPRYFDYIAKVLNKAAAKDMYVALLPTWGDKVFKKGWGVGPEVFNVDNAEVFGRWMGQRFKDFTNLIWVIGGDRNPRENSTDVELWRAMAKGIASGTGGIENTLMTFHPQPSAPGGSSNWFHNDEWLDFNMHQTGHCPTQATYKKINHDYNLAPIKPTIDGEPLYEDHPNCFKPEELGHSIPEDIRRIMYWNVFAGAFGQSYGCHAVWQMFTAEREGINLPLRPWKVALDLPMATQVQHLKNLMLSRPYLTRVPDQLMVVDTQVDDESYVIATRDQEGSYAMIYIPTGKEVTLNTSILKSKTLKCSWYDPRTGAWFDAGIVSSSPSFTYTAPSTGGKGHDWVMVLDAM, encoded by the coding sequence ATGCGAATAGTATTCTCTACTCTATATTTTGTATTCATCCTTGTTAGCTCAAGTTTTTCTCAAAATTCTTTGCCTAGGATTAAAGTGTCTGACAATCAAAGGTTTCTTGTAAAAGAAGATGGAAAGCCCTTTTTTTGGATGGCAGATACAGCCTGGGAGTTGTTTCACAGATGTGATGATGAAGAAATAGACTATTACCTAAACAAGCGGGCCGAACAAGGGTTCAATGTAATACAAGCAGTAGCATTGGCAGAAATTGATGGCCTAAACAGCCCAAATGCCTATGGAGAAACTCCTTTATTTGAAAATGACCCTACCCAACCCAATCCCCGATATTTTGATTATATCGCTAAAGTATTGAACAAAGCAGCAGCAAAAGACATGTATGTTGCCTTGCTACCTACTTGGGGGGATAAAGTTTTCAAGAAAGGCTGGGGTGTAGGGCCTGAGGTTTTTAATGTGGATAATGCGGAAGTTTTTGGTAGATGGATGGGGCAGAGATTCAAGGATTTCACCAATTTGATATGGGTTATAGGTGGTGATAGAAATCCAAGAGAGAACAGCACAGATGTTGAACTCTGGCGGGCCATGGCCAAAGGAATTGCTAGTGGCACCGGGGGCATTGAAAATACCCTGATGACTTTCCACCCCCAGCCTTCAGCTCCGGGAGGATCAAGCAATTGGTTTCATAATGACGAGTGGTTGGACTTTAATATGCACCAAACGGGTCATTGTCCGACCCAAGCTACCTATAAAAAAATCAACCACGATTATAATCTAGCACCCATAAAGCCCACTATTGATGGGGAGCCACTTTATGAAGATCATCCCAATTGCTTTAAGCCGGAAGAATTAGGGCACAGCATCCCGGAAGATATTCGCAGAATCATGTATTGGAATGTTTTTGCCGGTGCTTTTGGTCAGTCCTATGGCTGTCATGCAGTCTGGCAGATGTTTACGGCGGAGAGGGAAGGAATCAATCTGCCCTTGCGCCCTTGGAAAGTTGCCTTGGATCTCCCTATGGCCACACAAGTTCAACACCTTAAAAACCTGATGTTGAGTAGGCCTTATTTGACCAGAGTTCCGGATCAGCTTATGGTGGTTGATACCCAAGTAGATGATGAGAGTTATGTGATAGCTACCAGAGATCAGGAGGGCAGTTATGCGATGATTTATATTCCTACAGGAAAAGAAGTCACCTTAAACACCTCCATTTTGAAATCCAAAACCTTGAAATGCTCATGGTATGATCCGCGGACAGGTGCTTGGTTTGATGCCGGAATTGTCAGCAGTTCCCCATCATTTACTTACACAGCACCAAGTACGGGTGGCAAAGGACACGATTGGGTGATGGTATTGGACGCCATGTAG
- a CDS encoding nucleoside-diphosphate kinase, protein MATNRTFTMIKPDAFGAGNSGAILKMIEEAGFKIIALKKTQLNEELAGEFYKVHEERPFYSALCKYMSSGPIIAAILEKDNAIADFRKLIGATNPDDAEEGTIRKLYATSIEANAVHGSDSDENAEIEGSFFFNAFEK, encoded by the coding sequence ATGGCTACCAATAGAACGTTTACCATGATCAAGCCTGATGCCTTCGGTGCTGGAAATTCAGGAGCAATTTTAAAAATGATCGAAGAGGCAGGATTTAAAATCATTGCATTGAAGAAAACCCAGCTGAATGAAGAATTGGCGGGAGAATTTTACAAAGTTCATGAAGAAAGGCCCTTTTACAGCGCATTGTGTAAGTATATGTCTTCAGGACCAATTATTGCCGCAATTTTAGAGAAAGACAATGCCATTGCTGATTTTAGAAAATTAATAGGTGCTACCAATCCTGATGATGCAGAGGAAGGCACCATTAGAAAATTATACGCTACCTCCATTGAGGCAAATGCCGTTCATGGATCTGACTCTGATGAAAATGCTGAAATTGAAGGAAGCTTCTTTTTTAATGCATTTGAAAAATAA
- a CDS encoding FKBP-type peptidyl-prolyl cis-trans isomerase yields the protein MIRNIKYLALMPLFAVLLSCVSEEENLDVIFEEDLDKIETYIQNFPDEYMKKEEIEGTGIVLLFTEVVEEGEVAAFRDTLAVDYTGMLLDGTVFDSSIEQTARDNGLYSESRTYEPYELVLGVSSVIQGWHGALSLMKEGEKATALIPSYYGYGSQAAGSIPPNSVLVFELDLTEIRPYQP from the coding sequence ATGATTAGAAATATTAAGTATTTGGCACTCATGCCTCTTTTCGCTGTTTTACTTTCCTGTGTTTCAGAAGAGGAAAATTTGGACGTAATTTTTGAAGAAGATCTCGATAAAATCGAAACCTATATTCAGAATTTCCCGGACGAATACATGAAAAAAGAAGAAATAGAAGGAACAGGTATTGTACTATTGTTTACTGAAGTGGTAGAAGAAGGTGAAGTAGCTGCTTTCAGGGATACTTTGGCAGTTGATTACACAGGAATGTTATTGGACGGTACGGTGTTTGACTCTTCCATTGAGCAAACGGCAAGGGACAATGGGCTCTATAGCGAATCCAGAACTTACGAACCTTATGAATTAGTGCTAGGAGTTTCAAGTGTTATCCAAGGTTGGCACGGGGCACTTTCTCTAATGAAAGAAGGAGAAAAAGCTACGGCACTTATTCCTTCCTATTATGGTTATGGAAGTCAGGCTGCAGGTTCTATCCCACCAAACTCGGTGTTGGTTTTTGAGTTAGACCTGACCGAAATCAGACCTTATCAACCTTAA
- a CDS encoding magnesium citrate secondary transporter, producing the protein MFLPFLHSYLDDLLAIPVVLGITLQAFRWMHQDHQQMIFTKKQIIIGLIYFGLLFEGLLPAWSLVYVRDPMDLVCYSIGAIYFWFFINKKGVDNRIIK; encoded by the coding sequence TTGTTTTTACCATTTTTGCACAGTTATCTGGATGACCTTCTGGCCATACCGGTAGTCCTTGGCATAACCTTGCAAGCGTTTAGATGGATGCACCAAGACCATCAACAAATGATCTTCACAAAAAAGCAAATCATCATTGGCCTGATATATTTTGGTCTTTTATTCGAAGGGTTACTACCTGCTTGGTCTTTGGTGTATGTTCGAGACCCTATGGATTTGGTCTGCTATTCTATTGGGGCAATTTATTTTTGGTTTTTCATCAATAAAAAAGGGGTCGATAATCGAATTATAAAATGA
- the prmC gene encoding peptide chain release factor N(5)-glutamine methyltransferase, whose protein sequence is MNLREIYKAYVNQLTSLYPDTEARSLVMWLFEAYLSVDRKDVLNNQPILQIPEALQNAMNKLMAGEPIQYILEKAPFYGREFRVGPGVLIPRNETEELVQLILQNHKGKMKVLDLGTGSGCIAITLALEWAEAEVSGLDISEQALAVANENAAKYAAKLNFIKADVLQKDLNLEKFDLMVSNPPYVLEKERTLMQANVLKHEPELALFVPDEDPLRFYKAICLHAKESLHPNGFLYFEINEAFGPEVVSMMNSEGFGEVRLVQDINGKDRIVYGQVQQTES, encoded by the coding sequence ATGAATTTAAGAGAAATATACAAGGCATATGTAAACCAACTAACCTCCCTTTATCCGGATACTGAAGCGCGCAGTTTGGTAATGTGGCTCTTTGAAGCCTATTTGTCTGTGGATCGTAAAGATGTGTTGAATAACCAACCCATTCTACAAATTCCGGAAGCCTTACAGAACGCCATGAATAAACTAATGGCTGGAGAACCTATACAATACATATTGGAAAAAGCACCATTTTATGGAAGAGAATTCAGAGTCGGCCCCGGTGTACTGATTCCAAGAAATGAAACCGAAGAACTGGTCCAACTGATCCTGCAAAACCATAAGGGGAAAATGAAAGTCCTTGACCTTGGGACAGGTTCAGGTTGCATTGCCATAACATTAGCACTTGAGTGGGCAGAAGCGGAGGTATCCGGACTAGACATCAGTGAGCAGGCTTTGGCGGTAGCCAATGAAAATGCAGCAAAATATGCAGCAAAACTCAATTTTATAAAAGCAGATGTTTTGCAAAAGGATCTAAACCTGGAAAAATTTGACTTAATGGTCAGTAATCCTCCCTATGTTTTGGAAAAAGAACGTACCCTAATGCAAGCCAATGTTCTGAAACATGAGCCGGAATTGGCCTTGTTTGTACCCGACGAGGACCCCTTGCGCTTCTATAAAGCCATCTGCCTCCACGCCAAAGAATCCCTCCATCCTAATGGTTTCTTGTATTTTGAGATCAATGAAGCCTTTGGCCCGGAGGTCGTTTCCATGATGAACAGTGAAGGCTTTGGAGAAGTGCGGCTCGTTCAGGACATCAACGGAAAGGATCGAATCGTCTATGGACAAGTCCAACAAACAGAATCATAA
- a CDS encoding FKBP-type peptidyl-prolyl cis-trans isomerase encodes MKKINNLVFGALVLASSSLLYSCEKTETTSDGIEYRYVSKGDKATKDGEFVVYHFTAKTGSDSLFISSYDQPMPPYLQHIDTATARTGVDEIFLNLNNGDSIVITSTAEKIFTPEGVPPFLENDETVTIQIGVVNVLEEEVFQDYFNDLAAEGQRKQAEEAKVQLEDDIQSIESYISENNLDADKTESGVYYVIEKEGSGAQIEQGDEISVNYTGYVLDGTVFDTSIESKAKDAGTYTEGRPYEPFTFSVGQGMVIPGWDEGLQLLKKGSKAKLLIPSPLAYGPSQRGAVIVPNSILIFDVEVTDVKKQ; translated from the coding sequence ATGAAAAAAATCAATAATTTAGTTTTTGGTGCCTTGGTGTTGGCATCTAGTTCCCTGTTGTACTCTTGTGAGAAGACAGAAACAACCTCAGACGGAATTGAATACCGTTATGTATCAAAAGGTGACAAAGCAACCAAAGATGGTGAATTTGTCGTTTATCATTTTACTGCCAAAACGGGAAGTGACTCCTTGTTTATCTCTAGTTACGATCAACCAATGCCTCCTTATTTGCAGCACATAGATACTGCAACAGCCAGAACAGGTGTTGATGAGATTTTTTTAAACCTCAACAATGGTGACAGTATCGTAATTACTTCAACTGCCGAAAAAATCTTCACCCCTGAAGGTGTACCTCCTTTCTTGGAAAATGACGAAACAGTAACCATACAGATAGGTGTAGTAAATGTATTGGAAGAAGAAGTATTCCAAGATTACTTCAATGACTTGGCAGCTGAAGGACAAAGAAAACAGGCTGAAGAAGCTAAAGTTCAGTTGGAAGATGATATCCAATCCATTGAAAGCTATATTTCTGAAAATAATTTGGACGCTGACAAGACAGAATCAGGTGTTTATTACGTCATAGAGAAAGAAGGCTCAGGCGCCCAAATAGAACAAGGAGACGAAATCTCTGTAAACTATACCGGTTATGTGCTAGACGGTACGGTATTCGATACCAGTATTGAAAGCAAAGCCAAAGATGCAGGAACCTATACAGAAGGAAGACCTTATGAACCGTTTACTTTCAGTGTAGGCCAAGGTATGGTAATTCCGGGTTGGGATGAAGGTCTTCAATTGTTAAAAAAGGGTTCAAAAGCAAAATTATTGATTCCTTCTCCACTAGCCTATGGGCCTAGCCAAAGAGGAGCAGTAATTGTACCTAACTCTATTTTAATATTTGACGTGGAAGTTACTGACGTAAAAAAGCAGTAA
- a CDS encoding SGNH/GDSL hydrolase family protein, which produces MRSLLLGLILVIVSCETSEKPLPSQRILVIGNSITIHPPDSSIGWNANWGMAASGPDQDYFSLLKADLQKHTAELDMIRENVYPFERGFETIDYDQYEHLKVFQADIIIIRLGENIQDEEIANWNLAEALEEFAFYLGREDTKYIVTTTFWPRPLVNEQLIHVANKNLWKVVDISDLGSDPDNMAIGKFENQAVASHPNDQGMKGISAALARAVRDLE; this is translated from the coding sequence ATGAGGTCATTATTACTAGGGCTAATTTTAGTAATAGTATCATGTGAGACAAGTGAAAAACCTCTTCCCTCACAAAGAATATTGGTGATAGGCAATAGTATCACCATCCACCCACCTGATTCTTCCATAGGTTGGAATGCCAATTGGGGCATGGCTGCCAGCGGTCCCGACCAGGATTATTTTTCACTATTAAAAGCAGATTTACAAAAACACACTGCTGAATTGGACATGATCCGGGAGAATGTATATCCCTTTGAAAGAGGTTTTGAAACTATAGACTACGATCAATATGAACACTTGAAAGTCTTTCAAGCTGATATAATTATCATAAGGTTAGGTGAAAATATTCAAGATGAGGAAATTGCAAACTGGAATTTGGCCGAGGCCCTTGAAGAATTTGCCTTTTATCTTGGAAGGGAGGATACAAAATATATTGTGACGACTACTTTTTGGCCAAGACCACTTGTCAATGAGCAATTGATTCATGTGGCCAATAAAAATTTATGGAAGGTAGTTGATATTAGTGACTTAGGATCAGATCCTGATAATATGGCTATTGGGAAATTCGAAAATCAAGCCGTGGCCTCTCATCCAAATGATCAAGGAATGAAAGGCATAAGTGCAGCTTTGGCAAGGGCGGTAAGAGATTTGGAATAA